From Paenibacillus antri, the proteins below share one genomic window:
- a CDS encoding ring-cleaving dioxygenase, whose translation MTKLQQTAGIHHITAFVSDAQANVDFYAGVLGLRLVKKTINFDAPEVYHLYFGNEVGSPGTAITFFPFQAGRKGRVGGGQVGYTTFVVPQGALPFWEARLAKFAIPFDRQERFGETYLRFKDRDGLQLEIVAREAGPRSRWSFGGVSTEHAIKGFGGAVLYSMAPEKTMHTLQHVMGLERVGEDQGLVRFQAPGDLGNLVDVNAVVMGRGHGGAGTVHHIAWRAKDLPDQEQWRSHVEGQGFHPTPIVDRQYFTAIYFREEGEILFEIATDPPGFQRDEPLETLGEKLMLPDWFEPHREQIVQGLAPFEVRVLKEDKE comes from the coding sequence ATGACGAAATTACAACAAACCGCGGGCATTCATCACATTACCGCGTTCGTAAGCGACGCGCAGGCGAACGTCGACTTTTATGCAGGGGTGCTGGGCCTTCGCCTCGTGAAGAAGACGATCAACTTCGACGCGCCGGAGGTGTACCATCTGTATTTCGGCAACGAGGTCGGCAGCCCGGGAACGGCCATTACGTTCTTCCCGTTCCAAGCGGGAAGGAAGGGACGCGTCGGGGGCGGTCAGGTCGGGTATACGACGTTCGTCGTGCCCCAGGGAGCGCTGCCGTTCTGGGAAGCGCGCTTGGCGAAGTTCGCGATTCCGTTCGATCGGCAGGAACGGTTCGGCGAGACGTATCTTCGCTTCAAGGACCGGGACGGTCTTCAGCTGGAGATCGTCGCTCGCGAAGCCGGACCGCGGAGCCGGTGGTCGTTCGGCGGCGTCTCGACGGAGCACGCGATCAAAGGCTTCGGCGGCGCCGTGCTGTACAGCATGGCTCCCGAGAAGACGATGCATACGCTGCAGCATGTCATGGGTCTCGAGCGCGTCGGCGAGGATCAGGGGCTGGTTCGATTCCAAGCGCCCGGGGACCTTGGCAATCTGGTGGACGTGAACGCGGTCGTCATGGGCAGAGGTCATGGCGGCGCCGGCACGGTTCATCACATCGCATGGCGGGCCAAGGATTTGCCGGATCAGGAGCAATGGAGAAGCCACGTCGAAGGGCAAGGGTTCCACCCGACGCCGATCGTGGACCGTCAATATTTCACGGCGATTTATTTCCGCGAGGAAGGGGAAATCTTGTTCGAGATCGCGACGGACCCGCCGGGCTTCCAGCGAGACGAACCGCTCGAGACGCTGGGCGAGAAGCTGATGCTTCCGGATTGGTTCGAGCCGCATCGCGAGCAGATCGTGCAAGGCTTGGCGCCGTTCGAGGTTCGCGTGTTGAAGGAGGATAAGGAATGA
- a CDS encoding alpha/beta hydrolase, which yields MKHLFRQGSDPSAPTLLLLHGTGGTEQDLLPLAGEIDASASVLSVRGNVSENGMPRFFRRLAEGVFDEADLLARTQELHEFVDAAANDYGFDRNNVVAIGYSNGANIAGSLLFHIAGSLRGAILHHPMVPRRGVALPDLSGTPIFIGAGRNDPICTPQETEELTALLEEAGAAVAVHWEYAGHRLTGTEAKAAGEWYRSAFA from the coding sequence ATGAAGCATCTCTTTCGACAAGGAAGCGACCCTTCCGCGCCGACGCTGCTGCTGCTGCACGGCACGGGCGGCACCGAACAGGATTTGCTGCCCCTCGCCGGCGAAATCGACGCTTCCGCTTCCGTATTGAGCGTACGGGGCAATGTGTCGGAGAACGGCATGCCGAGGTTCTTCCGAAGACTGGCCGAGGGCGTGTTCGACGAAGCGGATCTTCTCGCCAGAACGCAGGAGCTGCACGAGTTCGTCGACGCGGCCGCGAACGATTACGGGTTCGACCGGAACAACGTGGTCGCGATCGGGTACTCCAACGGCGCGAACATCGCCGGCAGCTTGCTGTTCCATATCGCGGGTTCCCTAAGAGGGGCGATCTTGCACCATCCGATGGTGCCTCGGCGAGGCGTGGCGCTGCCGGACTTATCGGGGACGCCGATCTTCATCGGAGCGGGACGGAACGACCCGATCTGCACGCCGCAGGAGACGGAGGAGCTGACGGCCCTGTTGGAAGAGGCCGGAGCCGCGGTCGCCGTCCATTGGGAATATGCAGGACATCGGCTGACCGGGACGGAAGCGAAGGCGGCGGGCGAGTGGTACCGGAGCGCGTTCGCATGA
- a CDS encoding flavin reductase family protein, with protein MISIDPAQRTARDNYKLLIGSIVPRPIAFVTTVSDRGVLNAAPFSYFSIVSSVPPMISISVQRKSGIMKDTARNAIGAGAFVVHIVDETNVEAVNRTAAGLPPDESEVTYAALTPVASEAIAVPGVREAKIRMECVLEKALELGGTDAEPACDLLIGRVVRFHLAEEVYQGGYILADRLQPVSRLAGNDYAALGKTFTLERPQ; from the coding sequence ATGATCTCTATCGATCCGGCGCAGCGAACGGCCCGCGACAATTATAAGCTGCTGATCGGCAGCATTGTTCCCCGGCCGATCGCGTTCGTCACGACGGTATCCGATAGGGGCGTGTTGAACGCCGCGCCGTTCAGTTACTTTTCGATCGTGTCGAGCGTGCCCCCTATGATCTCTATATCCGTTCAGCGCAAATCGGGCATCATGAAGGATACGGCACGGAATGCGATCGGCGCCGGAGCGTTCGTCGTTCACATCGTGGACGAGACGAACGTCGAAGCGGTCAACCGGACGGCCGCCGGCCTCCCTCCGGACGAGAGCGAAGTGACGTATGCCGCCTTGACGCCCGTCGCCAGCGAGGCGATCGCCGTCCCCGGCGTCCGAGAAGCGAAGATTCGGATGGAGTGCGTCTTGGAGAAGGCGCTGGAGCTTGGGGGAACCGATGCGGAGCCGGCATGCGATCTGTTGATCGGGCGCGTCGTCCGGTTTCACCTCGCGGAAGAGGTGTACCAAGGCGGGTATATTCTCGCGGACCGGCTGCAGCCGGTCAGTCGGTTGGCGGGCAACGATTATGCCGCGCTCGGCAAGACGTTTACGTTGGAACGTCCGCAATAA
- a CDS encoding Gfo/Idh/MocA family protein — MRIGVIGYGNRIKDVIRVMRKLNPDVVIAGIVDPRYAANGVPDGSDAPPTFPTVDELVRRIEPDGLMIGTRCSLHTRYALEALPTGIPLYLEKPVSTTMEDWRRLKEASLAYATPVVVSHPLRLTTIVQQVKDIVDSGTIGTVEHIQAVNNVPYGGVYFHSWYRDEAETGGLFLQKATHDFDYLNYVAGRKAVAVTAMTSKQVFKGNKPAGLKCVDCEENRTCAESTVGTAEEEKWPYCAFAEDTGNEDSGSALIRYEDGMHASYTQNFFARRQAASRGARFLGYKGTVEFDFTTGLIQVFHHHKARVDRYEFEQGEGHFGGDERLASNFLDIIRNGAASLSTLEDGLISARMCLLARQSAETQTFQTID, encoded by the coding sequence ATGAGGATCGGCGTCATCGGCTACGGCAATCGAATCAAGGACGTAATTCGCGTGATGCGGAAGTTGAACCCGGATGTCGTCATCGCAGGCATCGTGGATCCCAGATATGCGGCGAACGGAGTGCCGGACGGCTCCGACGCCCCCCCGACGTTCCCGACCGTGGACGAGTTGGTCCGGCGGATCGAACCGGACGGTCTCATGATCGGAACGCGGTGCTCCTTGCACACGCGATATGCGCTCGAAGCGCTCCCGACCGGCATTCCGCTTTACTTGGAGAAGCCGGTATCGACCACCATGGAGGATTGGCGGCGCCTGAAGGAGGCGTCCCTCGCGTACGCTACGCCGGTCGTCGTGTCTCACCCGCTGCGGCTGACGACGATCGTGCAGCAGGTGAAGGACATCGTCGACTCGGGCACGATCGGCACCGTAGAGCATATCCAGGCGGTCAACAACGTACCGTACGGCGGCGTATATTTCCACAGCTGGTATCGGGACGAGGCGGAGACAGGAGGATTATTCCTTCAGAAAGCGACGCATGACTTCGACTATCTGAACTATGTGGCGGGCCGCAAAGCGGTAGCCGTGACGGCCATGACCTCGAAGCAAGTATTCAAGGGGAACAAGCCGGCGGGGCTGAAGTGCGTCGATTGCGAGGAAAATCGCACATGCGCCGAAAGCACGGTCGGCACGGCCGAAGAGGAGAAGTGGCCCTACTGCGCCTTCGCCGAGGACACCGGCAACGAGGATTCCGGCAGCGCCCTCATCCGTTACGAAGACGGGATGCACGCCTCCTACACCCAGAACTTCTTCGCGCGACGGCAGGCGGCCTCCCGCGGCGCAAGATTTCTGGGGTATAAGGGGACGGTCGAGTTCGATTTCACGACCGGCCTGATTCAGGTGTTCCACCATCATAAGGCCCGCGTCGACCGCTATGAATTCGAGCAAGGCGAAGGCCATTTCGGCGGCGACGAGAGGCTGGCGTCCAACTTCTTGGACATTATCCGGAACGGCGCGGCGTCGTTAAGCACGTTGGAGGACGGGCTGATCAGCGCCCGGATGTGCTTGCTGGCAAGGCAGTCCGCGGAGACGCAGACGTTCCAGACGATCGATTGA
- a CDS encoding AraC family transcriptional regulator has product MSNQPFFLQNRLVDGCGTIEYNKIDERIRVRMNGLKEARCPVDGIDKPYYRQYLEGRVRLERTIVIDELVTLFYFEFAKNYRFAGESHDFWEMVYVDHGEVTVTADDAQCRLTPGTIIFHKPGEFHSFYASGGTAPNIVVVSFCSDSPAMAAFERAVFRLDDKERDLLSGIVREGKAGFRFPFTYPLIRREDAPFGCEQRLLHYLESFLLRLLCSNTRGAAQTSPRSLPRDKEYRSLVQAVIGFMERRIDEPLTLGEISQAMHVTKARLKEVFKEQTGQSVMRYFSLMKMERAKKIIREEACSFSEVAERLGFATPQYFSNAFKKLTGASPSEYARSVKARSEDF; this is encoded by the coding sequence TTGTCGAATCAGCCGTTTTTCTTGCAAAATCGGCTCGTCGACGGATGCGGGACAATCGAATACAATAAAATCGACGAGCGCATTCGGGTAAGGATGAACGGTCTGAAGGAGGCCCGATGTCCGGTGGACGGGATCGACAAGCCATATTATAGGCAGTATCTAGAGGGCAGGGTGCGATTGGAACGCACGATCGTCATCGACGAGCTGGTGACGTTGTTTTATTTCGAGTTCGCGAAAAATTATCGCTTCGCAGGGGAATCCCACGACTTCTGGGAGATGGTATACGTCGATCACGGCGAGGTGACGGTGACCGCGGACGACGCGCAGTGCCGGTTGACGCCCGGAACGATCATCTTTCATAAGCCGGGAGAATTTCACAGCTTCTACGCGAGCGGGGGGACGGCTCCGAACATCGTCGTCGTGTCCTTCTGCAGCGATTCCCCCGCCATGGCCGCCTTCGAGCGAGCGGTGTTCCGACTCGACGACAAGGAGCGGGACTTGCTCTCGGGGATCGTTCGGGAGGGGAAGGCCGGCTTCCGCTTCCCGTTCACGTATCCGTTAATCCGCAGGGAGGACGCCCCGTTCGGTTGCGAGCAGCGTCTCCTGCACTATCTGGAGTCGTTCCTGCTGCGCCTGCTGTGCAGCAATACGAGAGGGGCCGCGCAAACCTCGCCGCGTTCGCTGCCCAGGGACAAGGAATACCGCTCCTTGGTACAGGCGGTCATCGGGTTCATGGAGCGGCGCATCGACGAGCCGCTGACCCTCGGAGAAATCAGCCAAGCGATGCATGTGACGAAGGCGCGGCTGAAGGAAGTGTTCAAGGAGCAGACCGGGCAATCGGTCATGCGATATTTCAGCTTGATGAAGATGGAGCGGGCGAAAAAGATCATTCGCGAGGAGGCGTGCAGCTTCTCGGAGGTCGCGGAACGGCTCGGCTTCGCGACGCCGCAATACTTCTCCAACGCCTTCAAGAAGCTGACGGGCGCGAGTCCGTCGGAGTACGCCAGAAGCGTGAAGGCCCGGTCGGAGGACTTTTAG
- a CDS encoding MFS transporter, with product MQSQWKKSFAFIFGGQIFSILTSFMVQFSIIWHLTETTGSAAVLMIAGLAGFLPQAVLGPFIGVWLDRWNRKLTMIVADSVIALSSLLLGAYYLWGEPSLWVVYAILLIRSTASSFHAPAFQAAIPLIAPGEQLTRVAGWHQLVFSSSSVLGPALGIAVYSATSLGTVLLLDVAGALIANLMLLFVRIEQPKPEAVQTPSFRKEFKLGWASFVAAKPIVFLSIAMAVFSVVFMPLAMLFPLMTLSHFGRGGYSASVIEAVFGIGMILGGALLSAFASKWKDTTYMSISLIVIGLTCVGSGAVGNEAFIAFAVLSFFMGAAAPLFNGPYMAMIQKSFEPEKLGRVLSIVTSIGLLSSPIGLALAGPVVDRFGVQTWFFWSGIVVVLIGVLIYAKFYRSGEQA from the coding sequence ATGCAATCGCAATGGAAGAAATCGTTCGCGTTCATCTTCGGCGGACAAATCTTTTCGATACTAACGTCGTTTATGGTTCAATTTTCGATCATCTGGCATCTGACGGAGACGACGGGCTCGGCCGCGGTGCTGATGATCGCCGGTCTGGCGGGATTTCTGCCGCAGGCGGTGCTAGGCCCGTTCATCGGCGTCTGGCTCGACCGCTGGAACCGCAAGCTGACGATGATCGTCGCCGACTCCGTCATCGCCCTCTCGAGTTTGTTGCTGGGCGCGTATTACTTATGGGGGGAGCCGAGCCTGTGGGTCGTGTATGCGATCCTGCTGATCCGTTCGACGGCTTCGTCCTTCCATGCGCCGGCCTTCCAAGCGGCGATCCCGCTCATCGCGCCGGGGGAACAGTTAACGCGCGTAGCGGGCTGGCATCAGCTGGTGTTCTCTTCCTCCAGCGTGCTCGGGCCGGCGCTCGGCATCGCGGTGTATTCCGCGACGTCGCTCGGAACCGTGCTGCTCTTGGACGTGGCCGGCGCCTTGATCGCGAATCTGATGCTGCTGTTCGTCCGCATCGAGCAGCCGAAGCCGGAGGCTGTTCAGACGCCTTCGTTCCGGAAGGAATTCAAGCTCGGCTGGGCGTCGTTCGTCGCGGCGAAGCCGATCGTCTTCCTCTCGATCGCCATGGCGGTGTTCAGCGTCGTGTTTATGCCCCTCGCCATGCTGTTTCCGCTCATGACGCTGTCGCACTTCGGCCGCGGGGGATACAGCGCGAGCGTCATCGAAGCCGTCTTCGGCATCGGCATGATCTTGGGCGGCGCGCTGCTGTCCGCCTTCGCCTCGAAGTGGAAAGACACGACGTATATGAGCATCAGCCTGATCGTCATCGGGCTCACCTGCGTCGGGAGCGGAGCGGTCGGGAACGAGGCGTTCATCGCCTTCGCGGTCCTGTCGTTCTTCATGGGCGCGGCGGCGCCGCTCTTCAACGGGCCGTACATGGCGATGATCCAGAAGTCGTTCGAGCCCGAGAAGCTGGGCCGCGTGCTCTCGATCGTCACGAGCATCGGTCTGCTGTCTTCGCCGATCGGGCTGGCGCTGGCCGGACCGGTCGTCGACCGCTTCGGCGTACAGACCTGGTTTTTCTGGTCGGGCATCGTCGTCGTGCTGATCGGCGTCTTGATCTACGCCAAGTTTTATCGCAGCGGAGAACAGGCATAA
- a CDS encoding YheC/YheD family protein, translated as MAKRGRSKSKWNKYRIVRSVSSLRSHIPKSKPYSKANLKSLLARYGRVIVKPVHGSGGKGVMRVRRSSSGRIEIRYKRKKKSYWSRAAANRYIRRKSRGKEMIVQRYIRLAQVRGCPFDLRVMVQRKRTSSSRWKVTGSLAKVAGKGYIITNIRRSHGKVLKTSAALRRSNLKGNTAPRRSRILKEVDRISLVSARTLSRFYRYIHTVGMDIGIDRHGKVWLIEANFTPDLTLFRKLSKKAYRNIVNYRK; from the coding sequence ATGGCTAAGCGCGGAAGAAGCAAGAGCAAGTGGAACAAGTATCGCATCGTAAGAAGCGTAAGCTCCTTGCGTTCGCATATCCCCAAGTCGAAGCCGTACAGCAAGGCGAATCTCAAGAGCTTATTGGCGAGGTACGGCCGGGTCATCGTGAAGCCGGTCCACGGCTCGGGCGGCAAAGGCGTGATGCGCGTGCGCCGCTCGTCCTCCGGCCGAATCGAAATTCGGTATAAGCGAAAGAAGAAGTCGTATTGGAGCCGCGCGGCGGCGAATCGGTACATTCGCAGGAAGTCGAGAGGCAAGGAGATGATCGTGCAACGGTACATCCGATTGGCCCAGGTAAGAGGCTGCCCCTTCGACCTGCGCGTGATGGTGCAGCGAAAGAGGACGTCCTCCTCTCGTTGGAAGGTGACGGGCAGCTTGGCCAAAGTCGCGGGCAAAGGCTACATCATTACGAACATACGGAGAAGCCATGGCAAGGTCCTGAAGACAAGCGCCGCTCTGCGCCGCTCGAACCTGAAGGGCAACACCGCTCCGCGGCGAAGCCGCATTCTGAAGGAGGTCGACCGCATTTCTTTGGTCAGCGCCAGGACGCTCAGCCGATTCTACCGGTATATCCACACCGTCGGCATGGATATCGGCATCGACCGTCACGGGAAGGTGTGGCTGATCGAAGCGAACTTCACGCCCGACCTCACGTTGTTCCGGAAGCTGAGCAAGAAGGCGTACCGAAACATCGTGAATTATCGAAAATGA
- a CDS encoding glycosyltransferase — MNTRFIRFAVIGLSLLALAMPAAAQAAGNERIHADSRTVQLKFGLRKLWVDHAVWTRSYMVSAVAGLDDQEEVLERLSQHQQHLGNAMIPYYGEEAGQRLAELLTEHIRIAGNVVAAAKHGNKPEMEKCNQAWVRNADDIASFLSGANPHWSKKELQQLLYRHLNLLTDALQARLSRNWRADIAAFDLGEANIIVWADVLADGIVKQFPQKF, encoded by the coding sequence ATGAATACCCGGTTCATCCGGTTCGCCGTGATCGGCCTCTCGCTTCTCGCGTTGGCGATGCCCGCCGCCGCGCAAGCGGCAGGGAACGAGCGGATCCATGCGGATTCGCGAACGGTCCAGCTGAAGTTCGGCCTCAGGAAGCTGTGGGTCGACCATGCGGTTTGGACGAGAAGCTACATGGTGAGCGCCGTCGCGGGATTGGACGATCAAGAAGAGGTGTTGGAGCGACTTTCGCAACATCAGCAGCATCTCGGGAACGCGATGATTCCTTATTACGGAGAGGAAGCCGGCCAACGGCTGGCGGAACTGCTGACGGAGCATATTCGAATCGCCGGGAACGTTGTGGCGGCCGCGAAACACGGCAATAAGCCCGAGATGGAGAAATGCAATCAAGCGTGGGTTCGGAACGCCGACGACATCGCTTCCTTCCTCAGCGGAGCGAACCCGCATTGGTCGAAGAAGGAGCTGCAACAGCTGCTCTACCGGCATCTGAATCTGTTAACGGACGCGCTTCAAGCGAGGTTGAGCCGGAATTGGCGGGCCGACATCGCCGCTTTCGACTTGGGCGAAGCGAATATCATCGTATGGGCCGACGTCCTCGCGGACGGCATCGTCAAGCAATTCCCGCAGAAATTTTAG
- a CDS encoding N-acetyltransferase produces MVDENFRIPISARIGRHVVIEEGVILGENVRIGHHSVVLAGTVIGHDVTVGCNAVLGCQPYNNARVTHKVSKQEGLVIGNGCRIGNGAVVYAGTELGEGAMVGDLASIREGTRIGSSTVVGRSATVECRTRIGSRCLIQTGAYITADMIIEDDVFIGPEVSTSNDKYMGRQPYKLAGPHIKERASIGNNATLLPGIAIGRGAVVGAGSVVTQDVPDGVTVVGVPAKPLSANRSGTSKGGQ; encoded by the coding sequence ATGGTCGACGAGAACTTCCGGATCCCTATATCGGCAAGAATCGGCCGGCATGTCGTCATCGAAGAGGGCGTGATTCTCGGCGAGAACGTCCGCATCGGACATCATTCCGTCGTGTTGGCCGGAACCGTGATCGGCCATGACGTCACGGTCGGCTGCAACGCGGTGCTTGGATGCCAACCGTATAACAATGCTAGAGTTACGCATAAGGTTTCAAAGCAAGAAGGGTTAGTGATCGGCAACGGCTGCCGGATCGGCAACGGCGCCGTCGTCTACGCCGGCACGGAACTAGGGGAAGGGGCGATGGTCGGAGACTTGGCGAGCATTCGCGAAGGAACGCGCATCGGCAGTTCTACCGTCGTGGGGAGAAGCGCGACCGTCGAATGCCGTACGCGCATCGGCAGCCGCTGCCTGATCCAAACGGGGGCCTACATTACCGCCGATATGATCATCGAAGACGACGTCTTTATCGGGCCGGAGGTGTCCACATCCAACGATAAATATATGGGGAGACAGCCCTATAAACTAGCGGGTCCTCACATTAAGGAACGGGCCAGCATCGGGAATAACGCGACGCTGCTGCCGGGGATCGCGATCGGCCGAGGGGCGGTCGTCGGCGCCGGTTCCGTCGTGACGCAAGACGTGCCCGACGGGGTCACGGTCGTCGGCGTACCCGCGAAGCCGCTGTCCGCGAATCGGAGCGGGACGTCGAAGGGGGGGCAATGA
- a CDS encoding DegT/DnrJ/EryC1/StrS family aminotransferase, protein MNIPLIDLRAQYVSLRQEIRSAIHNVLESGIYVSGPEVQLFEQETAEFANAKTSVSVANGTDALILALEACGVGPGDEVITSPYTFFATAEAIARVGALPVFADIDPDTYNLSPEQAEAKITSRTKAIIPVHIFGQPADMDAFLAIARRHRLYVIEDACQALGAEYHGKPVGGIGHVGCVSFFPTKNLGGYGDGGIVLTNDEDIARNVRVLANHGSTRRYFHETVGYNSRLDELQAAILRVKLSKLREWNRLRREKADYYSERLREMGIKVPYVTPSASHVFHIYTIEVSKREELSAYLNGGGVATGHYYPCPLHLQEAFASLGYKRGDLPVAEAASERTLALPMYPELTAEQQQYIVSRIRKFMD, encoded by the coding sequence ATGAACATTCCTTTAATCGATTTGCGCGCGCAATACGTTTCGTTACGGCAAGAAATTCGGAGCGCGATCCACAACGTCTTGGAGAGCGGGATCTATGTTTCCGGCCCGGAGGTGCAGCTCTTCGAACAGGAGACGGCCGAGTTCGCGAACGCCAAAACCTCGGTCTCCGTCGCGAACGGCACCGACGCGCTCATTCTCGCATTGGAGGCGTGCGGCGTCGGCCCCGGCGACGAAGTCATCACGTCTCCTTATACCTTCTTCGCGACGGCGGAGGCTATCGCTAGAGTCGGCGCGCTTCCGGTGTTCGCGGATATCGATCCCGATACCTATAATTTGTCTCCGGAGCAGGCGGAAGCCAAGATCACCTCCAGAACGAAGGCGATCATCCCCGTGCACATCTTCGGTCAACCGGCCGACATGGACGCGTTCCTCGCGATCGCCCGGCGGCACCGGCTGTACGTCATCGAGGATGCCTGCCAAGCGTTGGGCGCCGAATATCATGGGAAGCCGGTCGGCGGGATCGGACATGTCGGCTGCGTCTCGTTCTTCCCGACGAAAAACTTAGGCGGGTACGGCGACGGCGGGATCGTCCTGACGAACGACGAAGACATCGCCCGGAACGTGCGCGTGCTGGCGAACCATGGGAGCACCCGGAGGTATTTCCACGAGACGGTCGGTTATAACAGCCGGCTTGACGAGCTGCAAGCGGCGATCCTGCGCGTGAAGCTGTCGAAGCTTCGGGAATGGAACCGGCTGCGGCGGGAGAAGGCGGATTATTATTCCGAGCGGCTGCGGGAGATGGGGATTAAGGTCCCTTACGTCACGCCCTCGGCGAGCCACGTGTTCCATATCTATACGATAGAAGTTTCGAAACGGGAGGAGCTGTCGGCTTATTTGAACGGGGGCGGCGTGGCTACGGGGCATTATTATCCTTGTCCGCTGCATCTGCAGGAAGCCTTCGCGAGTCTCGGATATAAGCGAGGCGACTTGCCCGTCGCCGAAGCGGCTTCCGAGCGCACCCTGGCGCTGCCCATGTACCCGGAATTGACGGCCGAACAGCAGCAGTATATCGTATCGCGCATTCGAAAATTCATGGACTAA
- a CDS encoding glycosyltransferase family protein, giving the protein MRVLHLPYGIGISIAARALRAQGVDATSCSFHSAGYYDYLADIRLNLDRYPPSESVEIRKAFFKEAVDRYDVFHFHFGETFLPDKSDLKILARMGKTMVAEHRGSDVRIGSVARSFNNPYVRVKKIWPEPLIRRNLRVLSSSIEHAVVPDRELLPYVEGYYKHVHIVPRAIETGRIQPFYPPPQPEPLVVHAPSNREVKGTAHLLSAVERLRKEGVPFRFRLIEKLPHEQAMRLYRECAVVVDQLLIGSYANLSMEAMAMGKPAICYIREDLLDAYPPGLPIVNANPETIYDVLKRLLTQPERWNQLGRDGRRYVERHHSLENAASRLLNVYHAISGT; this is encoded by the coding sequence GTGAGAGTGCTTCACCTGCCGTATGGAATCGGGATTAGCATAGCGGCCCGCGCGCTTCGCGCCCAAGGCGTGGACGCGACCTCTTGCAGTTTTCACTCCGCCGGGTATTACGACTATCTGGCGGATATCCGTTTGAACCTGGATCGGTATCCTCCGTCCGAAAGCGTCGAGATTCGCAAGGCGTTCTTCAAGGAAGCCGTCGATCGGTACGACGTATTCCACTTCCACTTCGGGGAGACGTTCCTCCCCGATAAGAGCGATCTCAAGATCCTTGCCCGGATGGGGAAAACCATGGTCGCGGAGCACCGCGGCTCCGACGTACGCATCGGTTCGGTCGCCAGAAGCTTTAACAATCCTTACGTTCGCGTAAAGAAAATATGGCCGGAACCGCTCATCCGCCGCAACCTTCGAGTTCTCTCCTCTTCGATCGAGCATGCCGTCGTTCCGGACCGCGAGCTGCTGCCTTATGTCGAAGGGTATTACAAACATGTCCATATCGTTCCTCGCGCGATCGAGACGGGACGGATCCAGCCTTTCTATCCGCCCCCTCAACCGGAACCGCTGGTCGTTCACGCCCCTTCGAACCGGGAGGTCAAGGGTACGGCGCATCTCTTATCCGCGGTAGAACGGTTGCGGAAGGAAGGCGTGCCGTTCCGCTTCCGTCTGATCGAGAAGCTTCCCCATGAGCAGGCGATGCGGCTGTATCGGGAATGCGCCGTCGTCGTCGATCAGCTGCTGATCGGCTCCTACGCCAATCTGAGCATGGAGGCGATGGCGATGGGGAAGCCGGCGATCTGTTATATTCGCGAAGACCTGCTCGACGCGTATCCGCCCGGCCTTCCGATCGTGAATGCGAATCCGGAGACGATCTACGACGTTTTGAAACGACTGCTGACGCAGCCGGAACGGTGGAATCAGCTCGGAAGGGACGGCCGCCGCTATGTGGAACGTCATCATTCTCTAGAAAACGCGGCTTCGCGCCTATTGAATGTGTATCATGCGATATCGGGAACATAA